In one window of Drosophila ananassae strain 14024-0371.13 chromosome XR, ASM1763931v2, whole genome shotgun sequence DNA:
- the LOC116655052 gene encoding uncharacterized protein LOC116655052 isoform X2 — MTEEITGNWGYYVYISLTLVPVYLAFRLIKSLGWQLFVNN; from the coding sequence ATGACGGAGGAAATAACCGGCAATTGGGGCTATTATGTGTACATATCGCTAACACTGGTTCCAGTCTATTTGGCATTTCGGCTCATTAAGTCACTGGGCTGGCAGCTCTTCGTCAACAACTGA